The Methanothrix soehngenii GP6 genome has a window encoding:
- a CDS encoding shikimate kinase, translated as MRNIVLIGMPGAGKSTVGVILAKALGMNFVDADLVIQERTGLRLQAIIDRDGPAGFLKAEEEAVLSLSCRNSVIATGGSVVMSPRAMEHLISAGTVVYLKVPFEEIEKRLGNISGRGIVLFAGQSLRMMYDQRVSLYEQYADITIDCAGLDFETVVGQVLLCI; from the coding sequence ATGAGAAATATTGTCCTTATCGGAATGCCAGGTGCAGGCAAGAGCACGGTCGGGGTTATTCTTGCAAAAGCCCTTGGGATGAACTTTGTCGACGCAGACCTCGTGATCCAGGAGCGGACCGGGCTGCGCCTGCAGGCGATAATCGACAGGGATGGGCCAGCCGGATTCCTGAAAGCCGAAGAAGAGGCAGTTCTCTCCCTCAGTTGCAGGAATTCGGTTATTGCCACGGGCGGCAGTGTGGTTATGAGCCCCCGGGCAATGGAGCATTTAATATCGGCTGGTACTGTAGTTTACCTCAAGGTGCCTTTCGAAGAGATAGAAAAGAGGCTTGGCAATATCTCGGGCCGTGGGATTGTTCTTTTTGCCGGCCAGAGCCTCCGCATGATGTATGACCAGCGTGTCTCCCTGTACGAACAGTATGCCGACATCACAATTGATTGTGCCGGCCTGGATTTCGAGACGGTTGTAGGGCAGGTCCTCCTTTGTATATGA